TTTTAAACAATTTTCTATCTCTGCCCATCTTTTCTGTATTATACTAATCATCGCTTTATCAGAAATTAAAATTGAAAAATCAGGCATAACACTTGAATCATTATAAACAATTTCGCCAGATATAATTTTTTTAATGATTATTGACCTCAGTTTAATCAAATCATTTTTTAATTTGTTGATAATATTTTTATAAATAGCTCTCTTTGTCCTCTTATCCGAAAAATCTAATAGTCTACAATAAGAATCATGAATTTTAGAGATATCAGTAGAATCGTTAAAAAAAATAGAAAGTTTGGGCTGATAAAATTTAATCCAAGAATAAGAAGTAGCCTTGATTAAATCTTTTTCATCAATAGAATTGACTTGATCGATTTTCTTCTTATTTAAAATCTTTTTCAGACTTTCTAATTCAATAATAGCTTTATCTATAAATGAAATATTTTCGTGCATATTACTTTTTACTTTTTTTCTTGGTCACTTTTTTTTCTATACGGTTTCTCTTTTTCTTTTTAACTACTCTTCCGTCATTATTGTCAGGTAAAACCATTGCCACTAAATTTTCTCCAACCGTATTTAATTTATATTTTCCAGAATCAACCCTATCAAGATAACCTGATTTATTATAAACGTTGTTCAATGTTGCCGCAGGCTTCTGAAATCGGCTCCTATCAGACAAACGAGCAGCTTCATTTAAATCTTCACTAATAATAAACTCTTTTTTTTGGTCTTCTGGGGCTTCAAATTTAAAATAATAAGCCACCACTGCCACAAATTGAGCGTCACTGCTTGGATTTTTTTCATTAACAAATCTTTTAATATCAACTCCTCTGCTTTTGGTGATAGATTGATCGGGCTGAATTTGACTAGTAGTTTCAGATACACCAAGAGAATAACCTACATCTTTAATACTTGGAGCATTTTTCATGCCCATTCTTTCACAAGCCCATTTAATGATTCTCATTCTTTCTTCATCGTTAAATTTTTCTAAAGACTCAACTAAGATTTTTACTGCGTCGAGGTCTTCAAATGATTTTTTTTGCTCAGACATACATTTTTTAAATTAAATTATAAACTTATTTCCCAACTTTCTTATGCCCAATAAAAATTCTCTTGTACGCCCTTTCGCTATTTATCAACGGCTGCGATACTTTGCTTTTTTCGTCCCATAATCCATTTGAAAAACCTCTACCTTCACTTTCAGTGGCTCCTAAAATCTCAAACTGCTCCGGATTGTATTTATCTAAGAAACTGATCGGCACGCCCATTACGCCGTCATAATCGCTAGGGATGGCATCGGTGAAGGGAACTTCTATGGCGTTGTAATTATCATATTTATCATACGCCTTTTTGCCTTTAATTTCTTTGTGCCTGCTGTATTTTAAATTTTCTTCCATGGTCATGAGCGGCAAAGCTCTGTGGCGGCGCCCGTGGTCAAGGCGGGTAAACCAGCAGGAATTCCCGAGTCTTGTATAGTTGCCAACATACCCTAGCCTAGCCGCTTTTAGCCTATCACTCTCCGCAATCTCAAAACCATTCGGCACGGCAAAGACCATATCACTCCCGTTGCCAGTCGCGCCAAGCCACATCTTGTTTTCCTTAATTTTTGGAAAAACTTCCTTATACGTTATAGCGTTCATGTTGCCGATAATCACGAACTTTTTATTGTACTCAAAAAGCTGTTTGACGTATTCGCGGAAAAGGCTGAACGGGGGATTGGTTACTACAATGTCGGATTGTTTTAGTAATTCTACGCACTCGGGACTTCTGAAATCGCCATCTTCATTAAGCGGAGTCCATTCGTTATGCTTATTTGCCTTTAACTGCTTGGCAACATCCTTTAGGTTGAATTCGCCATCGCCGTCTAAGTCATGCACTTCATTGATAATAAATTTGTTGGCGGTTATCTTGGGGCGGCCTTTTGATTTTGGGAGAGATTTATTATCGCCAAACAACTCTAGTTGCGTGTTGGCTACGGGCGAGGGCTTGTAGCTGGTAGTGATAAGCTGTTTTAATCCGAGTTTATTGAAATTGAGCACGAAATAGCGAAAAAAATTGCTCTCATACGGATCGTCGCAATTGCAATACACCGCCTTGCCGCGGAATGCATTGGGGTTAAATTCCAGATACGCTTCAATTTCTTTCTGAATATCGCCGTACTGGGTATAAAACTCGTCATTTTTTGCCCTTTTTGCGTTCGTAAGATTGCTGTTTGCCATATTGACTATACCCCTAAAATTAAATAAAATACGAGTATTAAGGCTTGGTTATATTATAGACCTGATTGGCTAAAGCTGGCAAATTTGGCGGACGAATGAAAGATGGATTGGCGGATTTTAAACTGGGAAAAACATGAACGCTTCGTTAACAAAACTAAACCCCGAACAGCTAAGAGCGGCAACCCATACCGAGGGGCCGCTTTTAATTGTGGCTGGCGCCGGAACCGGAAAAACAACCGTGCTTGTTAACCGGCTGGCTTTTTTAATTGAAAAGGGCCTCGCTAAGCAGGAAGAAATTTTACTTATCACTTTTACCCGCAAAGGGGCCGAAGAGATTGACGAACGGGCCGATAAACTTTTGCCTTACGGGTATGTTGACCGCTGGATTTCCACCTTTCATGATTTCTGCGCCCGGATTTTGCGCGAGCACGCTTTGGATATCGGTTTGCCGGGCGACTTTAAAGTTATAACGCAGACCGAAGCCTGGGTCATCGTAAAAAAACATTTGGACGAATTTAACCTGGATTATTACCGGCCTTTAGGCAATCCGACCAAATTCATCCACGAACTTTTAAAGCATTTTTCCCGCTTAAAAGACGAAGATATCGGGCCGAGCGAGTATCTTGAATACGCGAGCGGATTGGAGCAGGACTCTGACGCCATGATGTCGGGCGGGAAAGGCAGTAAGGTAAAATCTAAGGTGAAGGGCGCCAGGGCCGCAAAGGCGGAGAAAGCGCTAGGCAAAGCGCTAACTGAAACCGCGGACAACGATATGGACGGCATGGAAGCCTCGCGGATTATAGAGCTGGCCAATGCATATCACGCCTATAATAAACTACTACTGGACAATAGTTATCTGGATTTCGGCGATTTAATTTGCTATACGCTTAAACTGTTTCGCGAGCGGCCGAACATCCTAAAAATCTATCAGGAAAAATTTAAATACATCATGGTGGACGAATTCCAGGATACTAACTGGGCCCAATACGAAATGATTAAAATTTTGGTTGGCGAAAAGAAAAACTTGGTTGTTGTTGGTGACGACGATCAGGCAATCTATAAATTCCGCGGTGCGTCCTTATCCAATATCATGCAGTTTAAGGATGATTTTCCCAAGGCTAAAGAAGTGATTCTAAACCTGAATTACCGCTCGGGCCAGGCCATACTAGACAAGGCTTACGAATTTATCAAGCATAACGACCCAAACCGGCTGGAAGTAAAATTAAAAATAGGGAAGGACCTAAGAGCCCAGAAAAAGGAACCGGGCAATGTGGAGCACCTCTATTTCATGAATGACGAGGACGAAACCCGGGCGGTTATAGAAAAAATCCTTAGCTTAAAGCGCGAAGACAAAGAAGCGAGTTGGGCCGATTTCGCGATTTTAACCCGGGCAAACGACACAGCCAATAAATTTATTGCCGAGCTAAAAAGAAATGACATACCGGGAGATTTTCTTTCGCAAAAAGGGCTTTACTTTAAGCCGGCGATTTTGGACATCGTTTCCTATTTTCGCCTCTTGGACAATTATCATGAATCTTCGGCCTTATTCCGGGTTTTAAATATCCCGGCCTTCCGTTTAAGCCACGCTGACATTATAGCGGTTAATTTTTTTGTCCGGGCCAAGGGCTGGTCTATGTACGAGGGCATCGCCAATATCGCCGCTGTTCCTAAAGTCAGCCCGGAAGGAGTAGCGAATGCCGCCAAACTAACAGCCATGATCGCAAGGCATTCGGTCCTTGCCCGCCGGGAAAAGCCTTCGCGGATATTTTTACAATTCATTAACGAGTCCGGCCTGATCCGCGATTATGATTTTGACCGCGACAAAGAAATTTTTAACCAGATCAGCCAGTTTTACAAACGGATAATTTTTTACGAAGACAATGACCCGGATTTAAGGTTAAGGGATTTTATGGAACTCCTAAACCTGGAAATGGAGTCGGGCGAGTCTGGATCCTTAAACGCTCAAGCCGACGACGCCGATACGGTAAAGGTTATGACCGTCCACGCCGCCAAGGGAAAGGAATATAAGTTCGTTTTTATTGTCAATGTCGCTGACAAAAAATTCCCGACTATCGGCCGGGGTGAAAAAATACCGGTGCCGGACGCTTTAGTCCGGGAAAAATTGCCGGAAACCGGGGACGAGCATTTAGAAGAAGAGCGCCGGCTTTTTTACGTTGCGATGACTCGGGCTAAGGAAAAACTCTTTTTTACGAGCGCTGAAGATTACGGCGGAGTAAGAAAGAAAAAGATTTCCCGGTTTTT
This sequence is a window from Patescibacteria group bacterium. Protein-coding genes within it:
- a CDS encoding adenine-specific methyltransferase EcoRI family protein yields the protein MANSNLTNAKRAKNDEFYTQYGDIQKEIEAYLEFNPNAFRGKAVYCNCDDPYESNFFRYFVLNFNKLGLKQLITTSYKPSPVANTQLELFGDNKSLPKSKGRPKITANKFIINEVHDLDGDGEFNLKDVAKQLKANKHNEWTPLNEDGDFRSPECVELLKQSDIVVTNPPFSLFREYVKQLFEYNKKFVIIGNMNAITYKEVFPKIKENKMWLGATGNGSDMVFAVPNGFEIAESDRLKAARLGYVGNYTRLGNSCWFTRLDHGRRHRALPLMTMEENLKYSRHKEIKGKKAYDKYDNYNAIEVPFTDAIPSDYDGVMGVPISFLDKYNPEQFEILGATESEGRGFSNGLWDEKSKVSQPLINSERAYKRIFIGHKKVGK
- a CDS encoding ATP-dependent DNA helicase, encoding MNASLTKLNPEQLRAATHTEGPLLIVAGAGTGKTTVLVNRLAFLIEKGLAKQEEILLITFTRKGAEEIDERADKLLPYGYVDRWISTFHDFCARILREHALDIGLPGDFKVITQTEAWVIVKKHLDEFNLDYYRPLGNPTKFIHELLKHFSRLKDEDIGPSEYLEYASGLEQDSDAMMSGGKGSKVKSKVKGARAAKAEKALGKALTETADNDMDGMEASRIIELANAYHAYNKLLLDNSYLDFGDLICYTLKLFRERPNILKIYQEKFKYIMVDEFQDTNWAQYEMIKILVGEKKNLVVVGDDDQAIYKFRGASLSNIMQFKDDFPKAKEVILNLNYRSGQAILDKAYEFIKHNDPNRLEVKLKIGKDLRAQKKEPGNVEHLYFMNDEDETRAVIEKILSLKREDKEASWADFAILTRANDTANKFIAELKRNDIPGDFLSQKGLYFKPAILDIVSYFRLLDNYHESSALFRVLNIPAFRLSHADIIAVNFFVRAKGWSMYEGIANIAAVPKVSPEGVANAAKLTAMIARHSVLARREKPSRIFLQFINESGLIRDYDFDRDKEIFNQISQFYKRIIFYEDNDPDLRLRDFMELLNLEMESGESGSLNAQADDADTVKVMTVHAAKGKEYKFVFIVNVADKKFPTIGRGEKIPVPDALVREKLPETGDEHLEEERRLFYVAMTRAKEKLFFTSAEDYGGVRKKKISRFLFEAGVAKEGAKPMYAEIQVKGAKSPGDMFLPEKEKAPACQDKYYLPSKFSFSQVETYNNCPLQYKFNYILKIPTPGKAVFVYGRVMHSVLRDFLSPLMEAGGIQPGLFGAAKGKGGKAAYPDFKKLLDIFAARWEDDGYDDQKQREGYKKKARKSLEIFYADLEENGWPEPLYLEKNFAMRLGEFMFRGAIDRVDRLSDGTAMIIDYKTGQPKDKLAFEEKRQLILYQLALEDLFKIKVSKLAYYYLDSGKKIAFSATEKDVEKFEEQALASIERIRSCDFTPTPGFVCDWCDFNGICEFRKINNR